The Gossypium arboreum isolate Shixiya-1 chromosome 2, ASM2569848v2, whole genome shotgun sequence region AGCAGCTGGAAAACCGATACAAATGGTTGGAAGAGAAGTTCAAAGCGCTGGAAAGCGCTGATTATCAGTGTGGAATGGATGCTAAGGAGTTAAGCTTGGTTCTGGATCTAGTGCTCCCTCAGAAGTTCAAAATACCGGAGTTTAAAAAATACAACAGAACTAGATGCCCTGAAGCTCGCATCACGATGTTTTGTTGAAGGATGACTGGTTATGTTAATAATGATCAGTTGTTAATTCACTATTTTCAGGATAGTTTGACTGGGGCTGCGGCCAAATAGTACAATCAGCTGAATCGCACCCAAGTCAAATCATGGAGGGATTtagcacaagctttcatgaagcagTATGGCCATGTGATGGATATAACATCTGATAGGATCATGTTACAGAATTTGAAGAAAAAGTCGAGTAAAAGTTTCAGGCAATATGCTCAGAGGTGGAAGTTGCTACACAGGTCCAAACGTCACTACTGGAAAAAGAAACAACCATGCTCTTCATTAATACCTTGAAATCCCCATTCATTAATCACATGCTGGGCAGTGCAACTATGAGTTTCGCGGACATAGTGATGTCCAGTGAAATGATAGAGATTGCGATAAGATGCGGAAAGATAGAAGCTGGGGAAAGCACTAGGAAGTCAGCctcgaagaaaagagaaaatgagGTCAGCAATATGAACATAGATTATGTAAAATCGATTACGGTTAATCAACCGAGAACGATGGCTACGGGCCAGCAAGCTTCGCCAAGACAGGAGCCCAGTACAAAACAAAGCACGAAGAAGCTCTGGTTCACTCCAATTCCCATAACATACCGGGAGCTGTACAAAAGTCTATTCAATGCGCACGTTGTATCCCTGTTCTACTTAAAACCGTTGCAACCCCCGTACCCCAAGTGGTATGATGCAAGTGCCCAATGTGAATATCATGCGGGCATTGTGGGACACTCGATAGAGAACTGCACCTTCTTCAAAAGAGTAGTCTAAAGGCTTATCAACATGGGAATTGTGAAGTTTGAAGACTCCTCAATCGCTCTGAAAATAGAATAAATGCAATATTTGAAAGAGGGGGCAAAAGGGTTGCGATACCTTAAACACGTTAAAAGAGGAATGAATATCGGGGAGTCTGAATGACATATCTGAAGAGAGAATCGGGGAATAAAGGTTTCCATATCCTTGCATACTTAGGAATGTTTTGAATaatgggactgtggaagagatcaatgtatttttagagctaatctagagtaatattcaaaacacgttTGTTGCTTTAAGCTTAGAGGCAAGAAGAATCCTTTTGTAACATAAgcttttgtccaaaattttttaTGTCAATAAAATGTAACTTGTCGaacaaatattctttcattttttccatttcataatatatattcttttattccTTGGACTATcttctaaatattttttttattcttcatccatgatcatatcatataaataatcatccttagatttatttattctttggaaATATGCCTTTGTACCTACAATATGTCCTTATATATCAACGACAGGAGCAACGCTGTAAATGACCCCCTTTTGGGGTGAGATATGTGTTTAAgcggatctcaggactttgaagatgatagaTATTGTAgcttatctcctgatttgttaaggatggtaaaaCAAGATGAAAAATAGACCCTACTCTACAAAGGGTCAGTGGACATTATAAGCAAGAGATAAAGATCGGTGCCTGCATTACCACGAAGGCAAAGCGAATCGTCATTGAGTTATTCCAAGAAATCAAAAAGGTTTTCGCGTGATCATGTCAAGATATACCCGAGATATTAAGACCTGTGGACGATAAAAATATCTATACGGTGTCAGAGGGACACATGCTAATGATTTTACGTTAGCCAGGTTAATCATGAGGTTCGGGTGCTACTAATCCACCATAGAAGGGGATTGTATTAGTTATTCCATAAATGCCAAATAGAGGAAGACAGGACTTATGTGTTATCTCCATTTCTTCATAGATTTTCaatatgtggggcatggatgttatcagGCCATTCTCGTCTAATATAAATCGATTTATCTTGGTGGTCTTTGATGACTTCATAAAGAGGGTGAggtcgcttcatatgccaatattacaaggtCGGTAGtcgtcaaattttaaaaaaagagtGCCGACAAGTAATGCCAGAAAAGATCATGTCTAATACAACTgcacaatgtcaaaagtttgcaGTTTGTTCAAAGATTAGATGCCATATCCTAATACAGAAAAggaaaccaaaaagaaaaaaaacaaaaaaaaaggaaagaaaaaacaaaaacaaaaacaacaaaaagagATTGCAGAAGGTGACTGTGACTTGTAAGGATTGGCATAAAAAAGTTACCATTTACCCTCTATGCTTATTGAATGTTAACCAGGATCTTCGCTGGGGCAACACATtgctcattggtttatgggataaaaatggttttgaaaacAAGATTCATTTTCTCCAAGTCTTTTCAGAATTAAAATGAGATGAGGCAGAATGAACCCAATCCCGATATGTTCAATCAAATTTAAAGGATGTCCGCCACAGTCAGATGATGTGGGCTTATGACAGAGAGGTTTATcttagagaattccacgagggaaaCTTGATATTGTAGAAGATCATTTCTATATAGAAGGATTTCAAAGGAAGAAATATGCCAAATTGAGAGGGACTTTATGTAGTAAAGAATGCCTGTTCTAGAGGAGCATTGATACTGACTGAAATGGATGGTAAGGACCTGCCCAATCCAGTGAACTTTGATTCAGTCACAgttaatagttttaaaaaaacacaaaaaagaaaaagaaaagaaaaaggagaggccaaggcgaaaactcgTAAAGgacgccttgagaccaaaggggttttgaattgaaaacctgaAAAGGGTAATTCAAATTTCGACCAAAGATGAGGTATATGGTAGTCTTGCTATGCTGGAATCAATGAAGAGGAAGTACgttacgtcttggggcatcgacaaagcattatagatctcctaaacacatgtcaagctcaaaatggtcctcaagaagCTCATACAGAGAAGATCAGGCTGCAATATCTGAGGcacctaattttttattttaccaGTTTTTGGATTTAATATCTTTGATTATCTTATTCTTTTCAAGATACATTCTAATAAATTTCTTTCTTAAAGTTGCATTTACTTACTTACTTCGAGCTATGCTCCTAATTTCCTTTTGGTCCATTGTTATGATCCCTTTTTAAGCATTtttacattgaaataatgattagtgGAATAATAATACCTTCACAAAAAGAGGTtgtgcatattactctggaagtttctaaataatacaagaacctgaaataggactattatttagaacttACCAAACTTAAGGGTTGGAAAGAGGAGTCTAAATTGTCACTATCTCTTTACATTTCTTATCAAAAGTATCAGATACAAGATGTGGCATTGGTAATACAACCTCAACGAATGACGAACAATGTTCACCCAAGCATTAAATGGGATCAGCTCGAAAAAGAAAATTGATATTCTGCATACGCATCTGGTCATATTACTCAGAGAAGGGTGTAATAGatcatttgattgaagaaaatggTACGAATCCAATACCTTTGAGTTACAACAGGATTGAtagaagaaaccaaatgttattcccctgaagttgcagtgggaagTACAAACTTTATGTTCTAGAAGGTACAATGGAAGGGACTTTGAAATTACATTGGGGCAGGCTTGCTGAGCAGAATGGGATTGCTTCTGAGTTTGTCAAGAATACCAGCCAAACAAGATGGCAATTAATACATCAGTGATAAGGCCCTGATCAATAATGAGTGATAACACTTTAAGTATAAAAAAGGGGCATTTCTTATGACACTCTACATTCATACCAATGCCATTCATagtacatctagttaggagcatttgattcattttgatcatagcatcctaattatttggcataagcatcacatctagctcggagcatttgatttatttcgatcatagcatcctaactGTTTGGCATAAGCATATATAGATGAAATCGATTTTATAGATTATGTTCCTCAGAGGACAGTGCAGTATATCGGTAACGTTGCGAGCCttaactccctaagcagtagggtaacaagctgcaaattatagatcttatctccatgtatcggctatggaacAGATCAAAAATggtgagtcttatctccatgtatcggctatggagcagattttagccatcaGTCTCATCTCTCTAAGGTAGCAAGAGAGTAGGTTAAAGATACAGGTCTTATCTTCCTAAAGTTGTAGGAAGCAGACCGAAaagttacagatcttatctccatgtatcggctatggagcagatcagaaatggcgagtcttatttccatgtatcggctatggagcagattttagccactagtcttatcttcctgaagttgcaggaagcagactgaagaattacagatcttatctccatgtatcggctatggagcagataaAAAATAGCGAGTTTTATCtctatgtatcggctatggagcagattttagccaccaccCTTATCTCTCTgcggtagcaagagagcaggttgaagataaaagtcttatcttcctgaagttgcaggaagtagactgaaaattacagatcttatctctatgtatcaGCTATAGAGCAGATCAgaaatggcgagtcttatctccagGTATcgactatggagcagattttagccaccagccttatctctgtGAGGTAGCAAAGAGCAAgttgaagatacaagtcttatcttcatgaagttgcaagaagcagactgaaaatttacagatcttatctccatgtatcggctatggagcagattttagccaccggccttatctttctgaggtagcaagagaacaggttgaagatacaagtcttatcttcctgaagttacaggaagcagactgaaaatttacagatcttatctccatgtatcggctatggagcagattttagccaccagcttCATCTCTCTGAGGTAGTAAGAGAGCAGGATAAAGATAcagatcttatcttcctgaagttgtaggaagcagactgaagaattacagatcttatctccatgtatcggctatggagcagattttagccactagtcttatcttcttgaagttgcaggaagcagactgaagaattacagatcttatctccatgtatcggctatggagcagattaaAAATGGCGAGTTTTATccccatgtatcggctatggagcagattttagccaccggccttatctctctaaggtagcaagagagcaggttgaagatactagtcttatcttcttgaagttgcaAGAAGCAAACTGAAAATTACGGATCTTATCTCCATATATCGGTTATGGAGCAGATCAAAAATGGCAAgttttatctccatgtatcggctatggagcagattttagccattgacctcatctccctgaagttgcagtggaacaggttGAAATTACAAACGTTATCTTCTTGAAGTTGCTATAGGACTACTTGAAGAAGAGGAGCATCAAATAAGTTGAAGATTtcgcaagaccgggcaaaattggccctatttgaagtctttgctctattctcgttacacaacAACGAGTAAAGAGGGGCAGTTGTagagcccaaattttgcccgggcccaacaAGTAGATATATTGTGTATATTATTTAttcgtatatatatattgttttgtatATCATTTATACTGTTTCATTACAAAATTATTTCTTacacttatatatattatttattcgtatatatatattgttttgtatATCATTTATAATGTTTCATTACAAAATTATTTCTTACacttatatatatgtaaatgtttCTTATATCATCACTTTGAATTGTTccacattttatatatatatatatatacttggtttatattattttatgtattttcttttaaatctatttgtGATTATACATTTCCTtttaaatctatatatatatatataatttatgccttttaaagttattttatgatgtatttttgtttatttcaaatgttttatattattatttcagAGATATATTTATCATAAGTTTttcattatatgtatattattaatttagatagatcaatattttgtattttatgcattaattatttttatttattttataattaattttaaagttttgcaTGTATTGTTTGTCTGTATACATATagtttattttatgtattgttcGTTTGTTTATTGTTTGTTTTGTGTGTTTTAATTTGCATATCTGCACCTTTGTAATATCGTTGATAAATGATGTAATATATTAACTATGTACATGTTCCATATTAGTTACTTTGCTTTTGAATTTCTGTGTATTGATTTATGATCGAGCTTGCTTACTTTTTCATCTTAAATTGttcaattcattttttttatataaaccgAATAAATGTACTTCACCGCTTTTATAATCACCCTCATTAAAAAAAACTCTTAAAAcgaggcaatatttcgtgtttggaagtttgagagatcgtgcccaatcgtgctgggtttcgatttttcattcgactaaaatacagaatatccttttgaaattccaTCTATGTTTTCTCaaattaaaatgaggcaatgtttcgcatttgGAAATTCGAtaaatcgtgcccaatcgtgctgggtttttATTTACCGTTTGGGTCGAATAGtcaaatatcctttttaaaagttttaagtgCATGTGTTTCGAAAATCCTGAGATGATCTTGTGTCGAGGGTTCGAAATATTGTATCCAATTGTGCTAGACGTAATATTTTATTCCTTCTAAGCAAGAGAATCTTAATATCCAATTCAAGTTATATAAACGTTTTAAAGGAATTgcattttaaaatctttttcaaaGCTTCAACATTAGGACGTAAATTGATCaatacggtaccaattttgggcgttgcgagggtgttaatccttcctcgcgcgtaactgactcccgaatctATTTTTTAGTTTTTTGTAGACAAAAAACGTTGTTTTAATAAGCCAAAatactttattaaaatgatcgatcaCAGGATTACCCAattacacctaaacaaaaagaatTGATGGCGACTCTATTTCCGTTTTAAAATCATTCtccattttcaaaataaaaatggtttcgacattttCTTTTTCCTGTTCTCAATAAATTTTATTTCACTTATTCTCTTTACCATAGATTTCTTTACAAAAGGTTAAACATATATTCCTTTTCAAAAACAAATTAGGTGCGCTTGAGAGTGGATGAATGCCCCTAACTTAGCTGATGGATAGCTATCCAAAAACCCTGTCTGCCTACTCCCTACCTATTATATTGTCTAAATCGACATGGTGGTGGGACCAATCTCATGATAATCTTTACTTAACTTCCCCCACAATATAATCTATCACACACCAACTCAACTCTTTCATTCTATGTGTTAAAAAGGAATTTTCATATTCCCTCCTCTAATTGCTCTCTTCTTTTACAGTAGGAGTCCCATAGCATGATGAAGGGGTATAGGGAAGACAATTCATGCTGCTATTTCCATCCTAAAGAAGTTGTTATTGGGGTTTGCCCTCTGTGCTTAAATGAGAGGCTTCTTTTCTTAGCTTCAAAGCAGGCCCAACGCTCTTCATCATCCACCTGCAAAAGCAACCATAGATTAATTCATGGTGTCTCACTAAAGAAACCTCCCATTAACCTCCCCAAGATCTTTGCTTTAGGCTCACTTCTCAATCGTCTTGAGTTCAAGCATTGCAAATCTGAAAATTCCGATGCTCATGATGCTTCAACCAGTCAAGAAGGTAATACCCTTTTAATTTCTCCCCCTCTGCTCCTCCTTTTTTCTTAAGTACTTGGTTCAGATTTTTCAAGCAAAGACAGTATCTTTTTTGTTCTTGAATTCCCAtcaacaaaaaggaaaaaaataacttAAATCAAAACATAATATTAGAAAGACATGCatcacatgcatgcatgggtgtCTTTACTCTTTATGTTTAAAATTATAGTTTGGGTAGTGACAAAAGTGTGGTCAAAATATGGTAAAACTggaaaacaattttttttcctaTTTCCTTCTGCTTGCTGTAGGTATCCTTTTTCCCATGTTTCAAAGTAAGCAGCTTCCCAACATAAAAATGTGTTTAGCATTGTATGTGTGTTTTACATGGGAAAAATCATGGAAAAAGTTTTATAATAATTGAAAAATATATCAGTTTGGAAACAATGAATGCCATTAACAATAAATCCTATGATTTTATTCATGTTCTGACCTTAAAAAAATTTAGTAAAGATGGCTttccttttatattattttcccctattttcaGGCTATGCTTTGTACATTGCTTTAGTTTTGCACTCACTGTTAGTATACAGCTAACTAGCTACAAAATTTGGTGGATGTACTATAATGCATACACTTTACCATAAAAGTAGTTGCTTTATCTTTGCTTTTCTTTTAGTACTTTTACTAATCTTCCTTTGAAACCCTTGTTTCTTTTGTAGATTCCTTTATCTCAATTAAGTTTGAAGAGAATGGTGTTGGTTCATGGGACAAAGGCACAGTTTCAAAGGTCTCTCTTGAGCATTGCAGTATGTCATGGAACCCCATTAAGGATGCCAATAAGAGTGTGATAGAGCATGCCAAACCACGAGCTTCGCTTAAGTGGCGAAAGCGGATTGGCCACTTATTCCAGCTCATGAGGTGGAAGAGATCCAGCAAGGTAGAAGGACTGAAAGTGATGAGAAGGAAGGGGTGGTGGATAAGGAGTCTGACAAAGTGGACCAAAGAATAAAGACATCTTTTGTATAGAAAGGGACACCTAAAGCTTTGCTTTTCGTCTTCCTCCATGCCAATTTGTGCGTGTGTGTTGGGGCTCTCATATAATTGAGATGGTAAGAGTCAAAATATGCTTTATCACCCTAACGTGCTTTGGTTTAAAGTTCTTTGGCTGCTGCTTCTATTatactcttttttctttttctgataAACTGAACCAGCTGTAAAAGGATTATTTGTTTACAATGAGCCACATTCCTaatacaaaaaagaaagaaagaaatatttgtatattttgaAGTCCCCATATCATGTGTCTAAAGTGAGTAACATTGCAGCATAATTTCACAAGGGCCAAACAGCAACATGCTCCCCAAAATATAATGCTAAATCTTGTCTTATTGTTGTCTTGGTGGGAAAGAATATTGTTCCTTCTGAGGAATTATATAAaaaatgattttatatatatttatttttatttgtaattaaTTATGTTTACACTTTTAATTTCAttgttttatattaaatataaagataaatattaaaactaCACATGAATTTCAATTTATTGTGCAATGTGGTATATGAACATTAATTTtgtacaattatatatataaattttgatttaattcaaattttaagaaTTATTGACATTATTatccatataatatcattttatgtttCAGGAATTTTTGACACTATTATCCACGTAATACTATTTTATGTTTGCAtatcaaataattatatttatttaacatGAAAGTAAATAGctcttattatttttaaaaaattgtgtacaattaaataaaattttatttgtgtaattaaattaaaattaatttttttgtgtaTAATTATACTAAATTAAAGTTTATGTATTTCATTAAGTATGGACATTgaaatttatgatatatattaccTTAACTATATATATTCAAGATATTAACATTAAGTAAAAAgattttttaattattacttatttttatacattaaataagtaattaaacataaatttaaaaaacaaacAAATCCGTCAATTCAATTAAGTCAACTAAGAATTAATAGTTGAATGCCAAATAATCATTGGCTTAAGTAGTGATAAAAGTTCTGTTAATACAAGATTTCAAGTTCAAAGGCATGTTTTaacatttattttcttcttcaaatCTCATGAGTTGTTTTGTGTAGAGTCATCAAATCTTCTATGCCCCTAACATGTTTCTTGGACTTGAAAATTTCCATAGTTGTTCATG contains the following coding sequences:
- the LOC108458075 gene encoding uncharacterized protein LOC108458075 gives rise to the protein MMKGYREDNSCCYFHPKEVVIGVCPLCLNERLLFLASKQAQRSSSSTCKSNHRLIHGVSLKKPPINLPKIFALGSLLNRLEFKHCKSENSDAHDASTSQEDSFISIKFEENGVGSWDKGTVSKVSLEHCSMSWNPIKDANKSVIEHAKPRASLKWRKRIGHLFQLMRWKRSSKVEGLKVMRRKGWWIRSLTKWTKE